A stretch of Macadamia integrifolia cultivar HAES 741 chromosome 7, SCU_Mint_v3, whole genome shotgun sequence DNA encodes these proteins:
- the LOC122084587 gene encoding poly(rC)-binding protein 4-like isoform X1 produces the protein MVQEAEEQRSSATVTEERGDESDRGTKRCRDDEPNAGAVSEAHPDSAADHQSLKRIAKAQDVLFRIVVPTGQIGKVIGRGGCRIQKVREETGAMIKIADAIPPYEERVIIISSVDNDSQVSDAENALHHIGRVILMDDDVSVVASVGVGPVAVKMIRLLIAGSQVGSVIGISGQNIEKLRNSSGTNIMIFAQNQFPLCASNESDRLVQITGDVAGVLKALVEIGCLLRANPPRRVVSARPAYNFNSNQPYMAPASGLPLAADYVTLEMMVPETMVGGLIGKCGCNISKIRTESGATIKVAGARGEQAQRLIQLAGSAQQVAWAKKLIDEYIYSQALLQLRRQ, from the exons ATGGTCCAAGAAGCTGAAGAGCAGAGAAGCTCCGCTACAGTTACggaggagagaggagatgaATCCGATAGAGGTACGAAGCGTTGCCGTGATGATGAACCGAACGCCGGTGCCGTTAGCGAAGCTCATCCAGATTCGGCGGCGGATCACCAGTCGCTAAAGCGTATCGCGAAAGCTCAGGATGTGTTGTTCAGGATAGTCGTCCCTACGGGGCAGATAGGGAAAGTGATTGGTAGAGGAGGTTGTCGAATCCAAAAAGTCAGAGAAGAGACTGGGGCCATGATTAAGATTGCAGATGCTATTCCT CCATATGAAGAGCGTGTAATCATTATCAGTTCTGTGGACAATGATAGCCAGGTTTCTGATGCAGAAAATGCACTTCATCATATAGGCAGGGTTATTCTCATG GATGATGATGTCAGTGTTGTTGCATCAGTTGGTGTAGGACCGGTTGCTGTCAAAATGATTCGGTTGCTGATTGCAGGGTCACAAGTAGGTTCTGTGATTGGGATATCTGGACAGAATATAGAGAAATTAAGGAATTCATCTGGCACCAATATCATGATTTTTGCTCAAAATCAGTTCCCCTTATGTGCTTCTAATGAATCTGATCGCTTGGTGCAG ATAACAGGTGATGTTGCAGGAGTACTGAAGGCCTTGGTGGAAATTGGCTGTCTATTGAG GGCAAATCCACCCAGAAGAGTTGTTTCAGCCAGACCGGCGTACAACTTTAACTCAAATCAACCGTATATGGCCCCAGCTTCAG GACTCCCACTTGCAGCTGATTATGTAACCTTGGAGATGATGGTTCCGGAGACGATGGTTGGTGGTTTGATCGGCAAGTGTGGCTGCAACATTTCAAAGATCAGAACTGAGTCTGGAGCAACGATCAAG GTTGCTGGTGCAAGGGGTGAACAAGCTCAGAGGTTAATCCAACTCGCTGGTAGTGCACAACAG GTAGCGTGGGCGAAGAAGTTGATTGATGAATACATCTATTCACAAGCATTATTACAGCTGAGACGTCAATAA
- the LOC122084379 gene encoding ceramide kinase isoform X1, whose product MDGTNDGFLRNESRNRGEESILRSNLFLDHFGEVVVTLNSDGLSWKLLEAANNKMDRSSCWVTSHGSKIENAIKFSDIYAVEFINWCLIHESILPKSGGFPVGHDSEMFCFMVHGFQRSKTQRSLWILTTYTFGHKDLQICQTWVNQINASMEEMQADRPKSLLVFIHPLSGKRNGCRTWETVAPIFSRANVKTKVTVTERAGHAFDVISSMKDEELKSHDGVVAIGGDGFFNEILNGLLSPRYKASYPPAPTDFVHTAENTESNLVHHPNETTSKSSHQNEPLLSNSGPNSSGFSNIRSEGGSSNRDQDTILSFPNEKFRLGIIPAGSTDAIVICTTGTRDPITSALHIVLGKRVRLDIAQVVRWKTSILSKDAPSVRYAASFAGYGFYGDVIKESEKYRWMGPKRYDYAGTKVFLQHRSYGADIRFLEVKAENVNAIPVKGLQGRGTRSLWGPQKRPERLVCHVNCSVCTESVNPTQMITKSPTETDYMIPKDSRWLQSKGHFLSVGAAVISCRNERAPDGLVADAHLADGFLHLILVKECPRAFYLWHLTQLAKKDGSPLNFKFVEHHKTPAFTFMSFGDESVWNLDGELFQAHQLSAQVLRGLVSLFASGPEV is encoded by the exons ATGGATGGAACTAATGATGGATTTTTGAGAAATGAATCTCGCAACAGAGGAGAAGAGTCCATCTTGAGGTCGAATCTCTTCTTGGATCATTTTGGGGAGGTCGTTGTCACTCTCAATTCAGATGGGTTGTCGTGGAAATTATTGGAAGCCGCCAATAAC AAGATGGATAGATCTTCGTGTTGGGTTAccagtcatggttcaaaaattgaaaatgcTATCAAGTTCTCTGATATTTACGCCGTTGAGTTCATCAATTGGTGTTTGATTCATGAGTCAATTCTCCCGAAATCTGGAGGATTCCCTGTGGGTCATGACTCTGAG ATGTTTTGTTTTATGGTGCATGGGTTCCAAAGATCGAAGACCCAGCGTTCTCTTTGGATCCTGACTACTTACACCTTTGGTCACAAGGATCTGCAGATATGCCAAACATGGGTGAATCAAATTAATGCATCTATGGAAGAAATGCAAGCTGACAGACCCAAAAGCCTTTTA GTTTTTATTCATCCATTGAGTGGGAAAAGGAATGGCTGCAGAACTTGGGAAACTGTGGCTCCTATATTTTCTCGTGCTAATGTGAAAACAAAG GTAACTGTTACAGAGAGGGCGGGGCATGCATTTGATGTGATATCATCTATGAAAGATGAGGAACTCAAATCCCATGATGGTGTTGTTGCTATA GGTGGTGATGGTTTCTTCAATGAAATTCTGAATGGTTTACTCTCTCCAAGGTACAAGGCTTCCTACCCTCCAGCACCTACAGATTTTGTGCATACAGCTGAGAATACTGAGAGCAATCTTGTTCATCATCCTAATGAAACTACCTCTAAGAGTTCGCATCAAAATGAACCTCTTCTTTCAAATTCTGGACCTAATAGCTCGGGCTTCTCAAATATCA GATCTGAAGGTGGGTCTAGCAATAGAG ATCAAGATACTATATTGTCCTTCCCAAATGAAAAATTTAGACTGGGAATTATTCCTGCAGGTTCAACTGATGCCATTGTGATTTG TACTACTGGGACTCGAGATCCCATAACATCTGCCTTGCATATTGTCCTTGGTAAAAGGGTACGCCTCGATATAGCTCAAGTTGTCAGATGGAAAACAAGTATCTTGTCCAAGGACGCACCTTCTGTACGCTATGCAGCTTCTTTTGCTGG ATATGGATTCTATGGAGATGTCATCAAGGAGAGTGAAAAGTACCGTTGGATGGGCCCCAAACGCTATGATTATGCAGGAACAAAGGTGTTTTTGCAGCACAG GTCATATGGAGCTGACATAAGATTTTTAGAAGTTAAAGCGGAAAATGTAAATGCAATTCCTGTCAAAGGTCTTCAAGGTAGAGGGACAAGATCACTGTGGGGTCCACAGAAAAGACCTGAAAGACTGGTCTGCCATGTTAATTGTAGCGTTTGTACTGAGTCTGTGAACCCAACTCAAATGATTACAAAAAGTCCCACAGAGACAGACTACATGATCCCCAAAGACTCAAGGTGGCTGCAATCCAAGGGGCATTTCCTTAGTGTAGGTGCTGCAGTCATCTCCTGTCGCAATGAAAGAGCTCCCGATGGTTTGGTGGCTGATGCTCATCTTGCAGATGGTTTTTTGCATCTCATACTAGTTAAAGAGTGCCCTCGTGCATTTTATTTATG GCACCTCACACAACTTgcaaagaaagatggtagcCCCTTGAACTTCAAGTTTGTGGAGCATCATAAA aCACCAGCCTTCACATTTATGTCTTTTGGTGATGAGAGTGTGTGGAATTTGGACGGTGAGCTATTCCAAGCACATCAACTCTCAGCACAAGTGCTTAGAGGTCTTGTTAGTTTATTTGCATCTGGCCCTGAAGTTTAG
- the LOC122084587 gene encoding KH domain-containing protein At4g18375-like isoform X2, giving the protein MVQEAEEQRSSATVTEERGDESDRGTKRCRDDEPNAGAVSEAHPDSAADHQSLKRIAKAQDVLFRIVVPTGQIGKVIGRGGCRIQKVREETGAMIKIADAIPPYEERVIIISSVDNDSQVSDAENALHHIGRVILMDDDVSVVASVGVGPVAVKMIRLLIAGSQVGSVIGISGQNIEKLRNSSGTNIMIFAQNQFPLCASNESDRLVQITGDVAGVLKALVEIGCLLRANPPRRVVSARPAYNFNSNQPYMAPASADYVTLEMMVPETMVGGLIGKCGCNISKIRTESGATIKVAGARGEQAQRLIQLAGSAQQVAWAKKLIDEYIYSQALLQLRRQ; this is encoded by the exons ATGGTCCAAGAAGCTGAAGAGCAGAGAAGCTCCGCTACAGTTACggaggagagaggagatgaATCCGATAGAGGTACGAAGCGTTGCCGTGATGATGAACCGAACGCCGGTGCCGTTAGCGAAGCTCATCCAGATTCGGCGGCGGATCACCAGTCGCTAAAGCGTATCGCGAAAGCTCAGGATGTGTTGTTCAGGATAGTCGTCCCTACGGGGCAGATAGGGAAAGTGATTGGTAGAGGAGGTTGTCGAATCCAAAAAGTCAGAGAAGAGACTGGGGCCATGATTAAGATTGCAGATGCTATTCCT CCATATGAAGAGCGTGTAATCATTATCAGTTCTGTGGACAATGATAGCCAGGTTTCTGATGCAGAAAATGCACTTCATCATATAGGCAGGGTTATTCTCATG GATGATGATGTCAGTGTTGTTGCATCAGTTGGTGTAGGACCGGTTGCTGTCAAAATGATTCGGTTGCTGATTGCAGGGTCACAAGTAGGTTCTGTGATTGGGATATCTGGACAGAATATAGAGAAATTAAGGAATTCATCTGGCACCAATATCATGATTTTTGCTCAAAATCAGTTCCCCTTATGTGCTTCTAATGAATCTGATCGCTTGGTGCAG ATAACAGGTGATGTTGCAGGAGTACTGAAGGCCTTGGTGGAAATTGGCTGTCTATTGAG GGCAAATCCACCCAGAAGAGTTGTTTCAGCCAGACCGGCGTACAACTTTAACTCAAATCAACCGTATATGGCCCCAGCTTCAG CTGATTATGTAACCTTGGAGATGATGGTTCCGGAGACGATGGTTGGTGGTTTGATCGGCAAGTGTGGCTGCAACATTTCAAAGATCAGAACTGAGTCTGGAGCAACGATCAAG GTTGCTGGTGCAAGGGGTGAACAAGCTCAGAGGTTAATCCAACTCGCTGGTAGTGCACAACAG GTAGCGTGGGCGAAGAAGTTGATTGATGAATACATCTATTCACAAGCATTATTACAGCTGAGACGTCAATAA
- the LOC122084379 gene encoding ceramide kinase isoform X2 yields MDGTNDGFLRNESRNRGEESILRSNLFLDHFGEVVVTLNSDGLSWKLLEAANNKMDRSSCWVTSHGSKIENAIKFSDIYAVEFINWCLIHESILPKSGGFPVGHDSEMFCFMVHGFQRSKTQRSLWILTTYTFGHKDLQICQTWVNQINASMEEMQADRPKSLLVFIHPLSGKRNGCRTWETVAPIFSRANVKTKVTVTERAGHAFDVISSMKDEELKSHDGVVAIGGDGFFNEILNGLLSPRYKASYPPAPTDFVHTAENTESNLVHHPNETTSKSSHQNEPLLSNSGPNSSGFSNIRSEDQDTILSFPNEKFRLGIIPAGSTDAIVICTTGTRDPITSALHIVLGKRVRLDIAQVVRWKTSILSKDAPSVRYAASFAGYGFYGDVIKESEKYRWMGPKRYDYAGTKVFLQHRSYGADIRFLEVKAENVNAIPVKGLQGRGTRSLWGPQKRPERLVCHVNCSVCTESVNPTQMITKSPTETDYMIPKDSRWLQSKGHFLSVGAAVISCRNERAPDGLVADAHLADGFLHLILVKECPRAFYLWHLTQLAKKDGSPLNFKFVEHHKTPAFTFMSFGDESVWNLDGELFQAHQLSAQVLRGLVSLFASGPEV; encoded by the exons ATGGATGGAACTAATGATGGATTTTTGAGAAATGAATCTCGCAACAGAGGAGAAGAGTCCATCTTGAGGTCGAATCTCTTCTTGGATCATTTTGGGGAGGTCGTTGTCACTCTCAATTCAGATGGGTTGTCGTGGAAATTATTGGAAGCCGCCAATAAC AAGATGGATAGATCTTCGTGTTGGGTTAccagtcatggttcaaaaattgaaaatgcTATCAAGTTCTCTGATATTTACGCCGTTGAGTTCATCAATTGGTGTTTGATTCATGAGTCAATTCTCCCGAAATCTGGAGGATTCCCTGTGGGTCATGACTCTGAG ATGTTTTGTTTTATGGTGCATGGGTTCCAAAGATCGAAGACCCAGCGTTCTCTTTGGATCCTGACTACTTACACCTTTGGTCACAAGGATCTGCAGATATGCCAAACATGGGTGAATCAAATTAATGCATCTATGGAAGAAATGCAAGCTGACAGACCCAAAAGCCTTTTA GTTTTTATTCATCCATTGAGTGGGAAAAGGAATGGCTGCAGAACTTGGGAAACTGTGGCTCCTATATTTTCTCGTGCTAATGTGAAAACAAAG GTAACTGTTACAGAGAGGGCGGGGCATGCATTTGATGTGATATCATCTATGAAAGATGAGGAACTCAAATCCCATGATGGTGTTGTTGCTATA GGTGGTGATGGTTTCTTCAATGAAATTCTGAATGGTTTACTCTCTCCAAGGTACAAGGCTTCCTACCCTCCAGCACCTACAGATTTTGTGCATACAGCTGAGAATACTGAGAGCAATCTTGTTCATCATCCTAATGAAACTACCTCTAAGAGTTCGCATCAAAATGAACCTCTTCTTTCAAATTCTGGACCTAATAGCTCGGGCTTCTCAAATATCA GATCTGAAG ATCAAGATACTATATTGTCCTTCCCAAATGAAAAATTTAGACTGGGAATTATTCCTGCAGGTTCAACTGATGCCATTGTGATTTG TACTACTGGGACTCGAGATCCCATAACATCTGCCTTGCATATTGTCCTTGGTAAAAGGGTACGCCTCGATATAGCTCAAGTTGTCAGATGGAAAACAAGTATCTTGTCCAAGGACGCACCTTCTGTACGCTATGCAGCTTCTTTTGCTGG ATATGGATTCTATGGAGATGTCATCAAGGAGAGTGAAAAGTACCGTTGGATGGGCCCCAAACGCTATGATTATGCAGGAACAAAGGTGTTTTTGCAGCACAG GTCATATGGAGCTGACATAAGATTTTTAGAAGTTAAAGCGGAAAATGTAAATGCAATTCCTGTCAAAGGTCTTCAAGGTAGAGGGACAAGATCACTGTGGGGTCCACAGAAAAGACCTGAAAGACTGGTCTGCCATGTTAATTGTAGCGTTTGTACTGAGTCTGTGAACCCAACTCAAATGATTACAAAAAGTCCCACAGAGACAGACTACATGATCCCCAAAGACTCAAGGTGGCTGCAATCCAAGGGGCATTTCCTTAGTGTAGGTGCTGCAGTCATCTCCTGTCGCAATGAAAGAGCTCCCGATGGTTTGGTGGCTGATGCTCATCTTGCAGATGGTTTTTTGCATCTCATACTAGTTAAAGAGTGCCCTCGTGCATTTTATTTATG GCACCTCACACAACTTgcaaagaaagatggtagcCCCTTGAACTTCAAGTTTGTGGAGCATCATAAA aCACCAGCCTTCACATTTATGTCTTTTGGTGATGAGAGTGTGTGGAATTTGGACGGTGAGCTATTCCAAGCACATCAACTCTCAGCACAAGTGCTTAGAGGTCTTGTTAGTTTATTTGCATCTGGCCCTGAAGTTTAG